Proteins from one Microtus pennsylvanicus isolate mMicPen1 chromosome 7, mMicPen1.hap1, whole genome shotgun sequence genomic window:
- the Psmb8 gene encoding proteasome subunit beta type-8, giving the protein MTFLVQTPIHWALLGKGRGLGGGGVLVPSPLCCGFRFHFLVGESTDLRGQTVMALLDLCGGAGGQRPEWAALGAESGYRSDPGHYSFSVQAPELALPRGMQPTDFLKSFGCDQERNVQIEMAHGTTTLAFKFQHGVIVAVDSRASAGTYIATLRVNKVIEINPYLLGTMSGCAADCQYWERLLAKECRLYYLRNGERISVSAASKLLSNMMLQYRGMGLSMGSMICGWDKKGPGLYYVDENGTRLSGQMFSTGSGNSYAYGVMDSGYRQDLSPEEAYDLGRRAIVHATHRDCYSGGVVNMYHMKEDGWVKVESSDVSDLMHKYREASQ; this is encoded by the exons ATGACATTCTTAGTTCAGACACCCATTCATTGGGCTCTTCTCGGAAAGGGCAggggattggggggggggggggttctggtTCCCTCCCCTTTGTGCTGTGGCTTTCGCTTTCACTTCCTTGTCGGAGAGTCGACGGATCTCCGGGGCCAAACGGTCATGGCGTTACTGGATCTGTGCGGAGGCGCTGGGGGGCAGCGGCCCGAGTGGGCTGCCTTGGGTGCAGAAAGCGGGTATCGCTCGGACCCGGGACActacagtttctctgtgcaagCTCCGGAGCTCGCGCTTCCGCGGGGGATGCAG CCCACTGACTTCCTGAAGTCCTTTGGTTGTGACCAAGAAAGGAATGTTCAGATCGAGATGGCCCATGGTACAACCACACTAGCCTTCAAGTTCCAGCATGGGGTCATCGTGGCAGTGGACTCCCGGGCCTCTGCGGGCACTTACATTG CCACCTTAAGGGTGAACAAGGTGATCGAGATTAACCCTTACCTGCTTGGCACCATGTCTGGCTGCGCTGCTGACTGTCAGTACTGGGAGCGGCTGCTGGCCAAGGAATGCAG GCTGTACTACCTGCGGAATGGGGAGCGTATATCCGTGTCGGCAGCCTCCAAGCTACTTTCCAACATGATGCTCCAGTACCGGGGCATGGGCCTCTCCATGGGCAGTATGATCTGTGGCTGGGACAAGAAG GGACCAGGACTCTACTACGTAGATGAAAATGGGACTCGGCTCTCAGGACAGATGTTCTCCACGGGCAGCGGGAACAGCTACGCCTATGGGGTGATGGACAGTGGCTACCGGCAGGATCTCAGTCCCGAAGAGGCCTATGACCTTGGTCGCAGGGCTATCGTTCACGCCACCCACAGAGACTGCTATTCTGGAGGAGTAGTCAATA TGTACCACATGAAGGAAGACGGTTGGGTGAAGGTGGAAAGCTCGGATGTCAGCGACCTGATGCACAAGTACCGAGAGGCCAGTCAGTGA